The following is a genomic window from Mycoplasma bradburyae.
AAAAAAATGGCTGTAACTCTTAATGATTCGAATATGAATAAAAGTTACAAAGAATTAGGTATTGATTCTTTAGATCTATTTGATATTATTGTTGAATTGGAATCTGAGTTCAATATTGAATTTTCTGATGAAAAATTGATGAAAATTAAAACTATAAATGATTTAGTTCATTATATAAAAGAACTTAAGAAATAATCTTTAGGGGTGTAGTTCAATGGTAGAACATCGGTCTTCAAAATCGAGTGTTGTGGGTTCGAGTCCTGTCACCCCTGCCATTATTTGATAAGTTTTATAAAAAAAGAAAAGACGCAGATAATGCGTCTTTTCTTTTTTTTGTGAAAACTTTTTGTAAAAAAAAGTAACTTTTTATTAAAAAAAGGTTTTTAATAATATAATATATTAGCATTAAAGCTATATAATATAAAAATACATAGCGCTATAAGTAAACACGGTTCAAGACCGTTTCACTTTAGAAATTTTTAAGGAGAAATATTTTAAAAAATGGCAAAAGAAAGGTTCGATCGTAGTAAACCCCACGTTAATATCGGAACAATTGGTCACATTGACCACGGAAAGACTACATTAACCGCAGCAATTTGTACCGTGTTAGCAAAAGCTGGTACATCTGAAGCTAAAGCGTACGATGAAATCGATGCAGCTCCAGAAGAAAAAGCACGTGGTATTACAATTAACACTGCTCACGTAGAGTACTCTACTGCAAATCGTCACTATGCTCACGTTGACTGTCCTGGTCACGCTGACTATGTTAAAAACATGATTACAGGTGCTGCTCAAATGGACGGTGGTATCTTAGTAGTTTCAGCAACTGATGGTCCTATGCCTCAAACTCGTGAACACATTTTATTAGCTCGCCAAGTAGGTGTTCCTAAGATGGTTGTGTTCTTAAATAAATGTGACGTTGCTGATGATCCAGAAATGCAAGAATTAGTTGAAATGGAAGTTAGAGACCTTCTTAAATCTTACGGATTTGATGGTGACAACACTCCAATCATCAGAGGTTCTGCATTGGGCGCTCTTAACGGTGAAGCTAAATGAGAAGAAAAAATTCACGAATTAATGAAGGCTGTTGACGAATACATCCCAACTCCTGATCGTGAAGTTGATAAACCATTCTTATTACCTATCGAAGACACTATGACTATTACTGGTCGTGGTACAGTTGTAACTGGTAGAGTTGAACGTGGTCAACTTAAAGTATCTGAAGAAGTTGAAATCGTTGGTATTACTGAAACTAGAAAAGTAGTAGTAACTGGTATCGAAATGTTCAGAAAAGAATTAGAATCAGCTATGGCTGGTGATAATGCTGGTATCTTACTTCGTGGTGTAGATCGTAAAGATGTTCAACGTGGTCAAGTATTAGCTAAACCTGGTTCTATTACTCCGCACAAAAAGTTCAAAGCTGAAATTTATGCACTTAAGAAAGATGAAGGTGGTCGTCACACTGCTTTCTTAAATGGTTACAGACCTCAATTCTACTTCAGAACTACTGACGTAACTGGTTCAATTCAATTAAAAGAAGGAACTGAAATGGTTATGCCTGGTGATAACGCAGAAATTACTGTTGAGTTAATTTCTTCAATCGCTTGTGAAAAAGGTTCTAAGTTCTCTATCCGTGAAGGTGGTAGAACTGTAGGTGCTGGTACTGTAGTTGAAGTATTAGAATAGTAGTTTAATTACTAGAATAATTCATTTTTAATAATAAAAATTATAATAACTAAGGAACAATGTTCCTTAGTTTTATTTATAAATAACAATAATGTTCCTTAGTTTTATTTATAAATAACAATAAGGAAGTATTTAACTTTGAAAAAAATCGCTTTTGTTATAGATTCCTCATCAAATATTTTAGGTGATGAATCTAAACATATATACTTAGTACCATTAGGTATAATTGAAACTAAAAACTCAGAGCAAACTGTTCATAACGCAAGTTATGACATGGATTTAGAAAAATTAGATGAAAAAATTAAAAGTGGTTCAAAATTTAAAACTTCTCAATCATCTATAGGAGTTCTACAACAAACATTAGAAGAATTAACCCAAAAATATGATTATGTAATTGGGCTGCCGATTTCTGAAAAATTATCAAGCAACTATGCGACTTGAAAAAGTTTAGAATCTGAATTTAAAGGAAAATTCTTCGCTTTCAATCTAGGTAATGTTGAAATCGGAATAGTATGGATGTTGGAAGAAATAAGAAAGTTCCTAGAATCTAAAAATAATGAAGTAGATCCAAAAGAAGTTGAAGCATTTATTGCTAAGATGAAGAAAAACTTCGGTGGAGTTTTAGTAGTTTCAGATGTAAGTCAATTAATTGCTGGTGGAAGATTAAAAGGGTTTAAAGCGGTTTTTGTCAAAACTTTAAAGCTTAAATTACTAATTAGCATGATGCCTACTAATGGTGGTTTAGAGTATTTTGATAAAACAAAAACAGATTTAGCGGCTAAAAATAATTTAATTGATTTCCTTGAGGAAAAAATCAAATTAAAATCTAAAAAAATTAAGCGAGCAGCGATCGTTACTACCATTCTTGATGATAATGAAAATCAAAAAGTACTTAACGAATTCAAATCGTTATTAAAATCAGATGTTGAAATTAAAATAGTTCGTTTCTCACCTGTTATCGCTGTACATACAGGAATTTCTAATTACGCTCTATTAGTGCAAATGGAAGATTAATTATGCAAGTAACACTGTATTATTCTTTTGAAAATCTTCAAGATACAATGATTGGATACATAAAAGATCCATCAACTATCGCTAGTAATAAACAAATTGGCGATGTAATTTATTTTTACAACAACAATAACGACATTGTTAGTTTCAATATTCTAAATGTTTCGCAAAAAGAAAAATTATCATCATTAATTAAAAATAAAGGATTAGTTTTTTTAACTAAAGAGCTTAAAGAATGTTTGGTTAATGAATATTTAACTGAAATAAACAACTTAGAATCTGCTTTTTTAATTGGCCAGGTAATTGAAGTTAATCCAGTAGAAGGAACACATTTAAACCATTGTATAGTGGATATTGCTAAAGAAAAACCATTATCAATTGTTTGTGGTGGTTCTAATGTATCTAAAGGAATAAAGGTTGTGGTGGTTCAAGTTGATGGATTCATTTACAACGGTAAACATATTAAAAAATCTGAATTGTTTAATCTAGAATCTTCAGGTATGATTTGTTCAGAAAATGAATTAGGTTTAACTAATATGAGTAATGATGATCATAAAATACTAATTCTTAATGATGATGCTATCGTTGGTTCAGAATTCGAAACAACCATAAACAGTAACTCTAATGACTTCAAATATTAATAGTCAAAGATTAGAAACAAAAAAACAACTAAATGACAAAATAACAAAAAGGTTTAATGACAAACGCCTTTTTGTTGTTTTATTACGTTTTATTATTCCGTCAATTTTTGTCTCTTTTTTTTCAGCATTATACATATTTATTGATCAAATAATGATTGTAAAGTTTGTTATAAAATCTGATCTAAATCCAGCATCAATTTTTGATAACAATTACTTTAATTTCGTTGATAGTAATAATCAAACCTGAACTTACAATGATTATGTAAAGGCTTCTAAAAATTTAAATGTACTAGTTTTCAATATCAATGATCTAATTAGAGCTTCTATCTCAATATCAGCTCCAATAACAGTGATAATTAATGCTTTAACATTATTAATTACAATGGGTATGGCTAACCAATTTTCTAAAGCATTGGGTAGTGGTAATGAAGCTAAAATTAAAGAAGTATGATCAACAGGTTTTACGACTAATTTAGTAGTTAGTATAGCTTCATCTTTAATTATTGTAAGTGTCGCTAGAGTTTGATTAACTAATTCTGCTAATGGAAGCATGAATAATATGAATGCTGCTTTTGATGTTAATTCAGTCGATGG
Proteins encoded in this region:
- a CDS encoding phosphopantetheine-binding protein, with translation MDILSVINNIAKKKKMAVTLNDSNMNKSYKELGIDSLDLFDIIVELESEFNIEFSDEKLMKIKTINDLVHYIKELKK
- the tuf gene encoding elongation factor Tu, which codes for MAKERFDRSKPHVNIGTIGHIDHGKTTLTAAICTVLAKAGTSEAKAYDEIDAAPEEKARGITINTAHVEYSTANRHYAHVDCPGHADYVKNMITGAAQMDGGILVVSATDGPMPQTREHILLARQVGVPKMVVFLNKCDVADDPEMQELVEMEVRDLLKSYGFDGDNTPIIRGSALGALNGEAKWEEKIHELMKAVDEYIPTPDREVDKPFLLPIEDTMTITGRGTVVTGRVERGQLKVSEEVEIVGITETRKVVVTGIEMFRKELESAMAGDNAGILLRGVDRKDVQRGQVLAKPGSITPHKKFKAEIYALKKDEGGRHTAFLNGYRPQFYFRTTDVTGSIQLKEGTEMVMPGDNAEITVELISSIACEKGSKFSIREGGRTVGAGTVVEVLE
- a CDS encoding DegV family protein, producing MKKIAFVIDSSSNILGDESKHIYLVPLGIIETKNSEQTVHNASYDMDLEKLDEKIKSGSKFKTSQSSIGVLQQTLEELTQKYDYVIGLPISEKLSSNYATWKSLESEFKGKFFAFNLGNVEIGIVWMLEEIRKFLESKNNEVDPKEVEAFIAKMKKNFGGVLVVSDVSQLIAGGRLKGFKAVFVKTLKLKLLISMMPTNGGLEYFDKTKTDLAAKNNLIDFLEEKIKLKSKKIKRAAIVTTILDDNENQKVLNEFKSLLKSDVEIKIVRFSPVIAVHTGISNYALLVQMED
- the ytpR gene encoding YtpR family tRNA-binding protein translates to MQVTLYYSFENLQDTMIGYIKDPSTIASNKQIGDVIYFYNNNNDIVSFNILNVSQKEKLSSLIKNKGLVFLTKELKECLVNEYLTEINNLESAFLIGQVIEVNPVEGTHLNHCIVDIAKEKPLSIVCGGSNVSKGIKVVVVQVDGFIYNGKHIKKSELFNLESSGMICSENELGLTNMSNDDHKILILNDDAIVGSEFETTINSNSNDFKY